One window of Nymphaea colorata isolate Beijing-Zhang1983 chromosome 1, ASM883128v2, whole genome shotgun sequence genomic DNA carries:
- the LOC126410583 gene encoding bidirectional sugar transporter SWEET3-like isoform X2: MGSIPRLALGIMGNATSLLLYAAPILTFRRVIQKRSTEDFSCTPYIVALLNCALYTWYGLPVVSYKWENLLLVTTNGTGMLMEASFVLIYLYFTSAKGKWHVWSIMIPTVIIFLATALISWCLFSEHHQRKVVVGSVALATSIAMYGSPLVVVLVIKTKSVEFMPFYLSLFSFLSSSLWLAYGLVGRDLFVALLMDTKRTCQAVQEAEAEKQASKKVYEAGSEIFHCNDFSVKEAYDCKFYNKNCK; this comes from the exons ATGGGTTCTATACCCCGGCTAGCTCTAGGCATCATGG GCAATGCTACCTCTTTGCTGTTGTATGCAGCCCCCAT ACTAACATTCAGGAGGGTGATCCAGAAAAGAAGTACAGAGGACTTCTCCTGCACCCCTTATATCGTTGCTCTTTTAAACTGTGCTCTGTATACGTGGTATGGCTTGCCTGTGGTTAGCTACAAATGGGAAAATCTTCTTCTAGTAACCACCAATGGGACAGGGATGCTCATGGAGGCTTCCTTCGTGTTGATATATCTTTACTTCACATCAGCAAAGGGCAAG TGGCATGTATGGTCTATCATGATACCAACAGTTATAATTTTCTTAGCCACTGCGTTGATCTCCTGGTGTTTGTTCTCTGAACATCATCAGCGGAAGGTTGTTGTTGGAAGTGTAGCACTAGCCACGTCAATAGCCATGTATGGATCTCCGTTGGTGGTTGTG CTTGTCATCAAGACGAAAAGCGTGGAGTTCATGCCGTTCTATTTGTCTCTGTTCTCGTTTCTCTCAAGCTCTCTATGGTTGGCATATGGATTGGTGGGCCGTGATCTGTTTGTTGca TTACTAATGGATACGAAACGGACATGCCAGGCAGTACAGGAAGCAGAAGCAGAGAAACAAGCCTCAAAAAAGGTCTATGAAGCGGGCAGCGAGATATTTCACTGCAACGATTTCAGCGTCAAGGAAGCGTACGACTGtaaattttataacaaaaactgtaaataa
- the LOC126410583 gene encoding bidirectional sugar transporter SWEET3-like isoform X1, protein MGSIPRLALGIMGNATSLLLYAAPILTFRRVIQKRSTEDFSCTPYIVALLNCALYTWYGLPVVSYKWENLLLVTTNGTGMLMEASFVLIYLYFTSAKGKWHVWSIMIPTVIIFLATALISWCLFSEHHQRKVVVGSVALATSIAMYGSPLVVVKLVIKTKSVEFMPFYLSLFSFLSSSLWLAYGLVGRDLFVALLMDTKRTCQAVQEAEAEKQASKKVYEAGSEIFHCNDFSVKEAYDCKFYNKNCK, encoded by the exons ATGGGTTCTATACCCCGGCTAGCTCTAGGCATCATGG GCAATGCTACCTCTTTGCTGTTGTATGCAGCCCCCAT ACTAACATTCAGGAGGGTGATCCAGAAAAGAAGTACAGAGGACTTCTCCTGCACCCCTTATATCGTTGCTCTTTTAAACTGTGCTCTGTATACGTGGTATGGCTTGCCTGTGGTTAGCTACAAATGGGAAAATCTTCTTCTAGTAACCACCAATGGGACAGGGATGCTCATGGAGGCTTCCTTCGTGTTGATATATCTTTACTTCACATCAGCAAAGGGCAAG TGGCATGTATGGTCTATCATGATACCAACAGTTATAATTTTCTTAGCCACTGCGTTGATCTCCTGGTGTTTGTTCTCTGAACATCATCAGCGGAAGGTTGTTGTTGGAAGTGTAGCACTAGCCACGTCAATAGCCATGTATGGATCTCCGTTGGTGGTTGTG AAGCTTGTCATCAAGACGAAAAGCGTGGAGTTCATGCCGTTCTATTTGTCTCTGTTCTCGTTTCTCTCAAGCTCTCTATGGTTGGCATATGGATTGGTGGGCCGTGATCTGTTTGTTGca TTACTAATGGATACGAAACGGACATGCCAGGCAGTACAGGAAGCAGAAGCAGAGAAACAAGCCTCAAAAAAGGTCTATGAAGCGGGCAGCGAGATATTTCACTGCAACGATTTCAGCGTCAAGGAAGCGTACGACTGtaaattttataacaaaaactgtaaataa
- the LOC116246754 gene encoding bidirectional sugar transporter SWEET3b-like isoform X1, producing the protein MGCMHLIAGILGNATSLLLYAAPILTFRRVIRKRSTEEFSCVPYVVALLNCLLYTWYGLPVVSVEWENFPVVTINGLGILLESSFIIIYFVFAAPRTKMMVILMLAAVLLVFGATACVSSFKFSNHHHRKMFVGSVGLVASVCMYGSPLVVMKRVIQTKSVEFMPFYLSLFSFLASSLWMAYGLLGRDLFLMAPNLVGSPLGLMQLILYCMYKKNDRKNVQGSKLDVEKGAQLQAVNGEGDCNAGDMKYKYPPGVLEK; encoded by the exons ATGGGCTGCATGCATTTGATTGCAGGGATCTTGg GTAACGCTACGTCTTTGCTCCTATATGCAGCACCCAT ATTAACCTTTAGAAGGGtaataagaaagagaagcacAGAGGAGTTCTCCTGCGTCCCTTATGTTGTTGCTCTCTTAAACTGTCTTCTTTATACTTGGTATGGTCTGCCAGTAGTTAGCGTCGAGTGGGAGAACTTCCCCGTGGTGACTATCAACGGGCTAGGAATTCTGCTCGAATCATCTTTCATCATAATTTATTTCGTGTTCGCAGCACCACGGacaaag ATGATGGTCATTCTAATGCTGGCTGCCGTGCTTCTCGTTTTCGGTGCCACGGCATGCGTATCGTCCTTCAAATTTTCTAACCATCATCATCGAAAAATGTTCGTGGGAAGCGTTGGACTGGTAGCATCTGTGTGCATGTATGGATCCCCATTGGTAGTCATG AAACGTGTCATACAGACAAAAAGTGTGGAGTTCATGCCTTTCTACCTGTCACTCTTCTCCTTCTTAGCCAGTTCATTATGGATGGCGTACGGGCTACTGGGGCGTGACTTGTTTCTAATG GCTCCGAATCTGGTAGGCAGTCCATTAGGGCTGATGCAACTTATTTTGTACTGCATGTACAAGAAGAACGACAGAAAGAATGTTCAGGGCAGCAAGTTGGATGTAGAAAAAGGAGCACAGTTACAGGCAGTGAACGGAGAAGGTGACTGCAACGCCGGGGATATGAAATACAAATACCCACCAGGGGTCCTAGAGAAATAA
- the LOC126410583 gene encoding bidirectional sugar transporter SWEET3-like isoform X3, translating into MGSIPRLALGIMGNATSLLLYAAPILTFRRVIQKRSTEDFSCTPYIVALLNCALYTWYGLPVVSYKWENLLLVTTNGTGMLMEASFVLIYLYFTSAKGKWHVWSIMIPTVIIFLATALISWCLFSEHHQRKVVVGSVALATSIAMYGSPLVVVKLVIKTKSVEFMPFYLSLFSFLSSSLWLAYGLVGRDLFVAAVQEAEAEKQASKKVYEAGSEIFHCNDFSVKEAYDCKFYNKNCK; encoded by the exons ATGGGTTCTATACCCCGGCTAGCTCTAGGCATCATGG GCAATGCTACCTCTTTGCTGTTGTATGCAGCCCCCAT ACTAACATTCAGGAGGGTGATCCAGAAAAGAAGTACAGAGGACTTCTCCTGCACCCCTTATATCGTTGCTCTTTTAAACTGTGCTCTGTATACGTGGTATGGCTTGCCTGTGGTTAGCTACAAATGGGAAAATCTTCTTCTAGTAACCACCAATGGGACAGGGATGCTCATGGAGGCTTCCTTCGTGTTGATATATCTTTACTTCACATCAGCAAAGGGCAAG TGGCATGTATGGTCTATCATGATACCAACAGTTATAATTTTCTTAGCCACTGCGTTGATCTCCTGGTGTTTGTTCTCTGAACATCATCAGCGGAAGGTTGTTGTTGGAAGTGTAGCACTAGCCACGTCAATAGCCATGTATGGATCTCCGTTGGTGGTTGTG AAGCTTGTCATCAAGACGAAAAGCGTGGAGTTCATGCCGTTCTATTTGTCTCTGTTCTCGTTTCTCTCAAGCTCTCTATGGTTGGCATATGGATTGGTGGGCCGTGATCTGTTTGTTGca GCAGTACAGGAAGCAGAAGCAGAGAAACAAGCCTCAAAAAAGGTCTATGAAGCGGGCAGCGAGATATTTCACTGCAACGATTTCAGCGTCAAGGAAGCGTACGACTGtaaattttataacaaaaactgtaaataa
- the LOC116246754 gene encoding bidirectional sugar transporter SWEET3-like isoform X2, producing the protein MGCMHLIAGILGNATSLLLYAAPILTFRRVIRKRSTEEFSCVPYVVALLNCLLYTWYGLPVVSVEWENFPVVTINGLGILLESSFIIIYFVFAAPRTKMMVILMLAAVLLVFGATACVSSFKFSNHHHRKMFVGSVGLVASVCMYGSPLVVMAPNLVGSPLGLMQLILYCMYKKNDRKNVQGSKLDVEKGAQLQAVNGEGDCNAGDMKYKYPPGVLEK; encoded by the exons ATGGGCTGCATGCATTTGATTGCAGGGATCTTGg GTAACGCTACGTCTTTGCTCCTATATGCAGCACCCAT ATTAACCTTTAGAAGGGtaataagaaagagaagcacAGAGGAGTTCTCCTGCGTCCCTTATGTTGTTGCTCTCTTAAACTGTCTTCTTTATACTTGGTATGGTCTGCCAGTAGTTAGCGTCGAGTGGGAGAACTTCCCCGTGGTGACTATCAACGGGCTAGGAATTCTGCTCGAATCATCTTTCATCATAATTTATTTCGTGTTCGCAGCACCACGGacaaag ATGATGGTCATTCTAATGCTGGCTGCCGTGCTTCTCGTTTTCGGTGCCACGGCATGCGTATCGTCCTTCAAATTTTCTAACCATCATCATCGAAAAATGTTCGTGGGAAGCGTTGGACTGGTAGCATCTGTGTGCATGTATGGATCCCCATTGGTAGTCATG GCTCCGAATCTGGTAGGCAGTCCATTAGGGCTGATGCAACTTATTTTGTACTGCATGTACAAGAAGAACGACAGAAAGAATGTTCAGGGCAGCAAGTTGGATGTAGAAAAAGGAGCACAGTTACAGGCAGTGAACGGAGAAGGTGACTGCAACGCCGGGGATATGAAATACAAATACCCACCAGGGGTCCTAGAGAAATAA